From the genome of Halorussus caseinilyticus, one region includes:
- a CDS encoding amidohydrolase produces the protein MSKQAERDRLVDLRRELHRHPEPAWREFYTTARIVEELERIGVDDLYVGPDAIAEDERMAVPDDDELEAWYEQAREEGADEEILQQLAGGYTGAVAVVEQGENPEDGPTVGLRVDIDGLLREESTDDDHEPVAEGFRSEHEGAMHACGHDAHATIGLGVIEAVKNSDFEGTLKVFFQPGEEMIAGGKSMAESDHLADVDYLLAAHVGLDHPTGEVVAGMDGFLAVSHFRAEFEGVPAHAGGRPNEGENAVQAMATAVQNLYAIARHEDGATRVNAGKVGGGTATNIVPEEAFVEGEVRGETTELKDYMKERAERVLESAAEMHGCEVEITTNGEAPSAESDDALVAIVGDVADESEGVEEVIERGELGGSEDATYLMRAVQRNGGKAAYVGVGTDHPGGHHTATFDVDEETLPIGIDVLAGAIAEIAAERP, from the coding sequence ATGAGCAAACAGGCAGAACGCGACCGACTCGTGGACCTGCGGCGCGAACTCCACCGCCACCCCGAACCGGCGTGGCGGGAGTTCTACACGACCGCCCGAATCGTCGAGGAACTCGAACGAATCGGCGTGGACGACCTCTACGTCGGTCCCGACGCAATCGCCGAGGACGAGCGCATGGCGGTCCCCGACGACGACGAACTCGAAGCGTGGTACGAACAGGCCCGCGAGGAGGGTGCCGACGAGGAAATCCTCCAGCAATTAGCGGGCGGGTACACCGGCGCGGTCGCAGTCGTAGAACAGGGCGAGAACCCCGAAGACGGCCCGACGGTCGGTCTCCGGGTGGACATCGACGGACTGCTCCGCGAGGAATCAACCGACGACGACCACGAACCCGTCGCGGAGGGCTTCCGGTCCGAACACGAGGGAGCGATGCACGCCTGCGGCCACGACGCCCACGCGACCATCGGTCTCGGGGTCATCGAAGCGGTCAAGAACAGCGACTTCGAGGGCACCCTGAAGGTCTTCTTCCAACCCGGCGAGGAGATGATAGCTGGCGGCAAGTCGATGGCCGAGAGCGACCACCTCGCCGACGTGGACTACCTGTTGGCGGCCCACGTCGGTCTCGACCACCCGACCGGCGAAGTCGTCGCGGGGATGGACGGTTTCCTCGCGGTGAGCCACTTCCGCGCCGAGTTCGAAGGCGTTCCGGCCCACGCGGGCGGGCGACCCAACGAGGGCGAGAACGCGGTGCAGGCGATGGCGACTGCGGTCCAGAACCTCTACGCCATCGCGCGCCACGAGGACGGCGCGACCAGAGTCAACGCGGGCAAGGTCGGCGGCGGCACCGCGACCAACATCGTTCCCGAAGAAGCCTTCGTAGAGGGCGAGGTCCGCGGCGAGACGACCGAACTCAAAGACTACATGAAAGAGCGCGCCGAGCGCGTCCTCGAATCCGCCGCCGAGATGCACGGGTGCGAAGTCGAGATAACTACCAACGGCGAGGCCCCGAGCGCAGAGAGCGACGACGCACTCGTCGCTATCGTCGGCGACGTGGCCGACGAGAGCGAGGGCGTCGAGGAGGTAATCGAACGCGGCGAACTCGGCGGGAGCGAGGACGCGACCTACCTGATGCGGGCGGTCCAGCGCAACGGCGGCAAGGCCGCCTACGTCGGCGTCGGCACCGACCACCCCGGCGGCCACCACACCGCGACGTTCGACGTGGACGAGGAGACGCTTCCAATCGGCATCGACGTACTCGCCGGAGCGATAGCGGAAATCGCGGCGGAGCGACCCTGA